The Brassica rapa cultivar Chiifu-401-42 chromosome A10, CAAS_Brap_v3.01, whole genome shotgun sequence genome segment AGTAAGCATCAAGAGCCTACATTGACGTACGAAAATGCAGCCACGAAGATTAACCAGTATGCAATACGGATCAAATAATAATCATCTCAACTTACTACagttacaaataataattttgaatatgaACACAAAACCAAGCATAGTAGTCTAGTGGCATGGGAGCTTTGGGTTGTTAACTAACCTAGGTTCAAAGACATTCCACTATACTCCATTGTGTGGCTACATAGATATAACCAAAGGACTACAACCCATTTGAATATTCAGGGAGAGGGTCAATCCGTAAGTTACATTTTAGATTAGTTTGTATCAATTCATGGTCTTTGGAATAccccaaattattattttttaaacatgaACACAACCCTACTTGCGAAAAGTAATGACACAATAAAGTATACAACGCACATTTTCCATTCTGTTActtcttatttttgaaattgtgtccACCTCCACGTGACTAATAAAGGACTCTGTATTTTTGCAATTTATATGATTTGTCCGCAAACTAGCATGGGCCTAGATGACGAATCGCGTAGTCGACTGGACATGAGTGGTTACAAACCAAACATCAATTGTGGTGGAATCGAACTGAATGTATAAtgctaaataaaataaaacacccAAACCcatagtttttgttttaacaCGACAGATCCATACAAGCAAGTGTTAATGCAGACAAGATAAAGAACTTGCTACCAATACAAATGTTACATCTCAGTGTCGCACAACGAACATTACACTACGCCAAAGGCGCATGTATATAGATTTTACAATACACACAGACAGACCTCAGTCTCAATTGAGACAGATGATTACTGATtccaactcttttttttttttctcaactaggacatatatatacttattacaTAATAGAAGTGATATTTGATAAAGTGGTGAAGTGTTCTTCCAAGGTCACCCCCTCATTTCTTGTTTTTCAGGTGTTGCCAGTTGGTTCAGTTGCAGTTGGTGTCGTAGCTTGCAAGACCGATTAGTTCCGGTCCCTCCAACCTCGAGTTGTTCTCAAAGCTGCAACAATTGTTTTTGAGTTATTAGGATCAAAATGCTCATATGCAACTTTTATCAGTTTATATAGAATATCAAAGAAGCTTTGTAATATGGGTGAGAAGATGGAAAATGGAAGAGGAAACAGTATCAAGAAACTTCTTGGGCAAGTGCAAGACAAAAGTAACTTACTTCTGCAAAGGAATGTGTGCAAAGGGTCCTTCCGTTGGGATAGTTCCACACAAATCATTGTTTGATACATCACTGATGAAATGATGACAAATCAAGAGGAATGAGTCAGTAGGTTGGAGAGACAGCAGCAGAGAGTTTAGCAAAACAAGCACAAAATGAGAAAGCTGAACTTACACAACTTTAAGGCTTGCGATTTTGGTGAGCTCTTTAGGGATTGGACCAGTCAATTTGTTGTCGTTGAGCCGTCTGCAACATTAAACAGTTCCTTAAGAGAGGCGAGGTAAGAAGAGAAAGCGTAAGAAGAGAATCAAGTAGTTTTGTGAATTATAGAGTGTAAAACAAGTTACTTTAATCAGCCCTATAATTTGCAATTTCCAAAGTGTATCTGTTTCAGGATCTTAGAACAACTTACAAAAAGACCAGAGACTTCAATTTTCCCAAAGAAGAAGGGATTTTTCCAGTAAGATTGTTGTTGTAGAGATCCAAGCTGATGAGGTTCTTCAGATTGTCAAGTTCAGAAGGTATAGTCCCTTCGATGTTGTTTTTGTACAGCTCCCTGAGTCGATCAATTATAACACAAGTAATAAAGTTAGTTTACATTGTTACAAAATCAATCtcacagtttcaaaaaaaaaaaaaatcaatctcaTAGTGGGTGCTTTAGCTTGCGCTTTATGGTACGTAACTTTATTTTCACTATCTAATTTTATCCTAGCTGGTAGtggaaaaaaaagttaaattttttATGGAAAAGTGCAAAGCCAAAAGAGTGATGACATACAAATACTGTAAATGTTCGAGCTTCCCAAGCTCAGGTGCAAGATGTCCTGAAAGGTTTGAATTGCCTAAATCCCtgccaaaaattaaaaaaaaaacgttgaATCAGAGATACACTTTTAAGAGCTAAGAGATAAGGAGATGTAATCAGTTACAACGAATCCAAGATTATTCTAAAAGCGTAAGAAACTCACAGAGTAGGTACTAAAGAGTAATATAAATAAGTAACAAAGCACAGAAAAAAATCATGAAGTACAAGCAAAATTAATAGATGGAACAACTATTGGGGATTCTTTCGAGCCTTTTAAGGAATCCAAtgactagagagagagatatacaCTGTGCAGAACCTGAGAGAGCTTTAGATTTCCCCCTTTTCATAATGGAATACTGAGCTAGaaaaatttccttttttctttaaaaaaaaatcgtacTCTCTGCATATGAAGCTTCGGAAAGGACAAAATCATGAACCTTAAAGTCACCCCATTTTGAAGAAGAAGTGTTTCCAAAGACAAAAGGAAGGCTgaatcatcatcaaatcaaCTAAATCCACAATTCCCCACCCCCCCATTTGATTTGACAATAgttaaaaagagaaaacaaacaaaaagccaAGCCTGGTGAACTAATCAAACCCAACTTTCTATCATACATGTTCATGAAATCTTCTTATTAGTTTTACAGAATTGCCCATAAGAAATATTGTTTGCTCTTTCTCAATTTAACAATCTCTAACAAAGTAACAACAAATCAATTATGGTCAAGCTTTATCTTTACATCTTCCCCAGTGACAAAATACAACAAAACATAACAGATTCGACTAAAGGAAAGCTTTATAGAAGCAATCCAAAATTAGAAACTAAAACCTAAAAATAGAGACTTTGTATCAACAGGAATCTACCATAGATTCTCAGACGAATCAACTTCTCAGAACAGGaactaaagagagagagagagagaggagagagaggatCTTACACACGAGTGACGCGGTTGTCTTGGTTACAGGTGACATGGAACCAGGTACAAGGGTTAACAAGAGTCGGATCCCAGCTCTGTAGCACATGGTCTGGATCCGATAAGCTCCGGCGAAGCGCGTAAAGAGCATCTCCTTCCGAGTTCGCCTCCACCAGGTGAATCAGAGCTAAGGTTAGGGTTAGAGAAGCCGCGAGGAGCTCCCACCGACAGTTTCGGAACGCCATGTGAGCTTATCGGAAAGGGGAATTGAGTAAAGCTAGTTTCTTTTTTATGATcggagaaattagggtttcgtCGCACCTCTCCcttttgctctctctctctatttgttGAAGTTGAAGAAAATTGATTGATTATGCGATTTGGTGTTGGGAACGACGGAGAGAAGAAAGACTTCTCTACTTCCTGtcttttttgtttcctttacttttaatattcttgtctttctttattttctttaatcttttttttttattaatcaagCTGTTTATTTGAACACTGTCTTGTAGTGATTTGTGATAATAACACAATGCTGTCTTACCATCGatatttaaatctatattttaatgaatactgttggaaaaataataatcaaataaacGCACTGAAACAATTCTTCATTTGAAAAAATGTGAAACAAATAAAGAAGagtatatttaaatacaattgTACTTTAAGTGGAGCTGTATTCTCCACGATATATGAGAATATGTCGAGAATATGAATTACTTTGGCTTGAACTTTAatccatttttaatattatacaatttttagataataaaCTCAGTCAATTGTATATAATAAACTTagttacaatttttaaaaagtgatttttttttcttcggaTTTATTTGAGTTTTAACAGTTGAGCGTTAattttaagaagaagaagaaaaaggaaaagtcTTGTGACTTTATTTTTGGGTTTAAAAGTCTTCTAGTAAATTCGTTGAGTAAAGCAGTAAAAGaggtgttgacaaaaaaaaaaaaaaaaaaaaagcagtaaAAGAGGTGTTGCGTTGGTCAAAATTGGAAACTAGAGTTCACACGGAAACAAACAGTGCTTCTCCTTTGTGCACACACACTATTCTTTGTGTATGATATTCGCTTTTTGCGTATAGTTTGGTACAAACGCTCTATCATTCATTCGATGGAATGTGAGTTCTGTGCACTAACGAACAAAAAGAGAGGAACTGAGTGCAAACTTAAGAATTAGGATTTAATCAAAGTCAATGGTATTCGATTCTTAATATGGAATCTGATCCGACCAACACATACTTAACACTTAAATGTCGGAATAATCACCAACTCCACTTCTTCCTACACTATTAAATAAAGAAAAGGAGGCTAGATGACTAAATAAATGGTAGAAATTGTCAATTCACAGAGTATCAAAACCTTCCTCCTTTTCTTCAATCGTATTTGTAGACAAAGCCGACCACTACAAGATTTTCAGAATGCAATATATTCTTAGTCTGCAACTTCGATTGGTCACACACCACTAGCATTATTATTATAGTGTAGCATACATATGGATTTGATATACTGCTTACGAAAATCACATTCACAACTAATGTTATTATGTTATAGGAATTCAACACTGGCATAAGAATTCTTCACGTGCAACAGAGTGCGTTACAACTAGTTATAGACATACAAGGTGAGAAAACATTAAGCCGCTCTACAACAAACAGACGAAACAGGAAAAACAGAAGTGGTCTCTAGAGAGTAATGATTTTCCTGTGGAGTTGATGTGCTTCATGACCATGGTGGTGGTCATGATCATGGAAGAGAAGGGTTAAAACACCTACCAGACACAGGACCGAACCAACCAGTAGTTTGTCGTATCGCTCCACCCAGTGAAACTTCAGCTGGCTTGCACCATAGAACGATAGAGCTACCAGCGATGTCATCACCAAAATGGTGCTGCCCaaagaaaatatcaaatcatttCAGACATACTATGTTCTTTCCCTTGTAAAACCATTTTAGAAcattgtgttttactgaagcacAAAACATGTGACAGAGCAGTAGTTTTAGTCTCACCTGATGAGCAGAACTATGATGGCGAGAATCATCATGGGCTTTGAGTTTCCAACAGCGAGGAAAACAGGGAGAGTGGTTGCACAAGGAGATAACGCGGGAACAAGGACAAGGCCAGCAACAGCCATCTTCTCCATGGGCTGGTTATGAGAATGATTGTGACCTCCTTTACCAGCCAAAAAGAGCAAGATGTAGCTTCCACCGAGAAACACAAGCAAAAGGGAAGCCAGCTTGTGAACAGTCTCTTCACCGGCAATGGTGTCAGCCATTGTGATGGCTGTAATACCAAGAAGGGCAGTGGATATGACATGCAAGACTGCTCCAAATGCAGCTGacaaaaatcagaaaacaaaACGTATGGGTGAACATACACAGCAAAACAGAAAGCTAACGGAGTTGAACCATGCATGCCCTGTATCCCTAACGATCTCTATATCTAACTCAAATCAAACAATGCCTTAGGATTAGATATGACTCATCAAAATGCAGAAAGGGAAACGTACTGACGAAGAGGGTTCTGGAAAGCGTCCATTTCTGAGCGCGTCCGACGATGGAGAAAGGTAACCAATGCGTCGGAATGAACGAATGAAGGAGCGACACTGTCGCGATTCCGCCGATCGTCGACAGATCCTCCGCGCTGAACGTATCCATTctgagtcttcttcttcttccgtcaaatTGAGGAACAGCAGCAAGATCTGACTGAGGAAGACGAAGCTCAGATAACCGTAATAACCGAAGCAGTCCGGGTAATCGGATCATTGAGGATTCGAATTATGTATCCAATCGAACcaacagaaaagaaaaactcaACCGAACCGAAGTGAACCATTTCTTATGTAAAAGGCTACGCTAAGGGCccaatacaattatttttgttttcagctTATCGAGCCCAATTATAAATATCTGGCCACGTGTAAGACCACTCGCAATATTCGCCACCGTCTTCTGAAACACTGCAACAATAAATTAGTGTTCtctgggaaaaaaaaaaaaaaaaacagaatcaaaCCAAATTGATCTAGCCGAATTAAAACcaacccaaaccaaactaaaatacaTGCCTAAatcattttatcaaaaaatttatcAATCCAAACGGTTCAGTTTGAAtcagttttaaattaaactgaACTGAAAAATCCAAAgtgttttaattatatttaccaaatatattaattaagatttaagatatttaccaaataactataaaaataactaaatgtatttttatacattttagttctaaattaatagaaaaaaacacaactaaaattaaaataaaggaATATGAATCTCTTGTTTCTCTCGATTTTGAATGAATCCAAAGCTGATTTTCATATTAATCCTATGGTTTATGAATCTTGGCTTTTAGATCGTCTTCTCACTTCAATTTCCTTGTTTGTTTTGTACATGGACAAATACTGAAGTAATGTTGTAATAACTtcctcttttattttgttttcattatgaTTATGGACTGTACTGCACAAAGAGTAATAGATTATTGTTATTGTTAAGACAAAAAAAGCTAGTTAACATAGAACAAAGAACATCTTACTTCCTTAACTCAGATTCATATAGTAGTTATATCATCGATTGTTTTACAATGAAAATCGTGTCATTCTAGTGACGGAACTAAAAAAAGAGTTCACTAGGgtcaaaaatttatatatatataaaattgccTACTTATTAGAAGGGTCAAAAATGATCGTTGTCCCGCGCAAATGTCTTTATTCGCAtttctttaattaaaaacaaatgaaaaaaacaaatattcaatCGAACCAACAAATAACTCACTCATCCGAACCGGAATAAACCACATTTAACGCTAGATTGGTGTAAGAAGCAGACGCTAAGGGCCCAATCTGATTATTAATGTTTTCGGCTTTCCAAGcccattataaatatttaaccaCTTGTACACCTCTAACCTTACTCGCAATCACCATTCACCACCGTCCGTCCATATAAGCAAGAGACATAAAACGCGCGTTTCCGAAACGCTGCGACATACAATTAGCGTTCTTAGTCAGTCAAAGCGGAGGCAAAACTGTTACAGAAGACGggagggaggatgaagaagatCTCGGTGATTCTCATGGGATGTGGAGGCGTTGGCCGACAACTTCTTCAACACATTGTCTCTTTCCGATCGCTTCACGCCAAAATGGTATTTCTCTCTATTTCGAATGAATCCGAAGCTGACTGATGTCAATGTATGGACAAATACTGTAAGTAGTTCTGTAGTAAAAATCccccttttgttttgttttttttcattttggacAGGGAGTTCATTTACGGGTGGTTGGAGTCAGTGACAGTAAATCCTTAGTTGTTCCAGTGGATGTGCTCAAAGAGGAGCTTGATGATGAACTCTTGTCAGTAGTTTGCCGTATCAAATCTGCTGGTTCTCCGTTAACGACGCTTGATGCTTTAGGTGAGAGTGACTCTTTCACCAATAATGGTCGGAgtgatataataaaaatatgttttcaatcACAGGAAAAGGTGAATATCGTGTGTTCAATGGTTCTGAGTCAAGAAGAGAAACGGAAGAAATTGCACAACTTCTGGGTAAATCTACAGGTCAGCGTTAGTGTTAGGCCTTTTAATATAATGCATGTAGGTTCAATACATTATTTTCGGAGTTCTTTTAAGATTaaagtcttttttttgtttgttataggCTTAGTTGTTGTGGATTGCTCAGCGAGCAGTGAAACGGTTGAAATATTGACAAAGGCAGTTGACTTGGGTTGCTGTGCTGTCCTAGCAAATAAGAAGCCTCTTACTTCAACACTGGTAGCTTCTTTATTACTAATTTACTAGTTACCATTTCTGCATTGTTATGAATGTGGAGGCATGTGCATCAACATGTTCACCTGAGTTGTTTCTCTCCCTTTTGGTTTTGCTGTGGTGACGAATAAGTTCATCTGGAGACAGCATAGAGTCTTGAACATTTGTTGGTTGCTTCAAGCAGAAAATGATGCTTTGTTCAATCGAATTCTCCTAACTTTACAACCTAATAGTCACGTGTTACATATTTTTCTCATCTTGTCTTCTCCGTAGGAACATTATGACAAGTTGGTTTTGGATCCTCGACGTATCCGCCATGAATCCACTGTAGGTGAAACACGGCCTTTATATAGAGTTGACacttaaaattcatattttgcAGTCTTTAATAATGAAACTAGCTGTGGAAATGTACTCTTTTGTCGAATATCCAGTTTACGTCTCCACCTTATCATATGGTTGGCTGTGTAGTGTAAACCATAAAGTTCTTGCTCTCTGTTTTTAATACAGGTTGGTGCTGGGCTTCCTGTCATTGCATCCATGAACCGGATAATTTCATCAGGAGATCCTGTTCATAGTATTGTCGGTAGTTTGAGCGGTAATCACACTTCCAGATGCAATTCATTTTACTGTGATTGTGTTTTATATGTTTGTCATTGTTCTTATTCGaattttttaatgaatatttgtATCCTGCCTCATTTGTAATAGGTACCTTGGGATATGTAATGAGTGAGCTTGAAGATGGAAGGCCTCTAAGCCAAGTTGTTCGAGCTGCTAAAACGCTGGGCTACACTGAGCCAGGTTTGTTCCAGTTTCATTTAGTCATCATGGCACATACAGTATCTTGTTTTCTCTGATTGATAGTTAATGGCATTCTTTTAGCAGCACTATATTTATTAAGTAGACatcgatttttttttgcctttcTTTTGTGCTCCATAATCTGTTCTGTAGATTGACAATATGCTCAAACTTGCTTTGTTCTTATAATTGATTTGGTCTTGGGAGAACCTACTCctaatagatgaaaagaaaagtCACGGTTGAATACTCTAAATATGATGTTTGATTGACATGTTCTAtctattgttttcttcttcacAGATCCACGTGACGACCTCAGTGGCATGGATGTTGCTAGAAAGGTGCGGACATATAGATATTGTGTCTCTTGTGCATTTCTACCCTTCATTGGACGAGATTGtttttttcaactaattttctTGTATAGAAAAAGGCAGCCATGATTTGTGTATTGTGGTCACTAACTCACTGTGATTAAAGATACTATACAGTATACACTGTATTCACCCCCATACTTTTAATTTCCAAGCAAACTTCTTTTGTTGACGAAAGTTTTTTTAATACGAACTTATATTCATCTCAACTTATAGGCTTTGATTCTTGCTCGACTTCTTGGGAAGAGAATAATTATGGATAGCATAAAGGTAATGAACCATATTCAAATCTTTTCATTGTCAATCTTTTGAATTCCATGCTGTAATTTATGTTTGGTGAACCAACTCTTTTCAAGGCAAATTTCAGTTGAAATTGTGGCTGGAGTATTCTTCTTGTTCTCTTTTGTCTTTAACAGTGAAGTTTGAATGGAGCTTTAGAGATGCTGGTTTCAGCATTCTCCAAACATTGGTTGCGCTTTCTTGATTCCGATGGCTCCTAACAAGATTTCTTTGATCCTTTCTCTCCTGTAGATAGAGAGCTTGTACCCTGAAGAGATGGGACCTGGAGTCATGACTGTGGATGATTTCCTCCAAAATGGAATAGCAAAACTTGATCAGAACATTGAGGAGAGAGTTCAAAGAGCTTCATCAAACGGATGTGTGCTTCGTTATGTCTGTATGATTGAGGGCTCAAGGTAAATAACTTAGTAGTATCTTCCTAATTATATTGGTAAACACATGCAACTGAACTGAAGTCACCCATAGAATGCTAGCGTACAATGTCACAATCTGTCTGACTTTGAATTTCACGGTCTCGCTACAGCGTTCAAGTTGGCATTCGAGAAGTTCCAAAAGATTCACCACTGGGACGACTAAGAGGCAGTGACAATATAGTAAGTCTTTTATTAAATCTTTTCTGAAACTGCCTCACATATACACTTAGGTTTAAACGGCTTATCAGTGCCCTTCCTTGCAAATAATGACACCTCTTAAGCTCACATTATTACAATACTTCCTTCTGTCTATTGTCTCGTGATTGAATTGTTGGAAAACCTGCAGGTGGAGATACGTAGCCGTTGCTACAAGGAGCAGCCTTTGGTGATTCAAGGAGCCGGAGCCGGGAACGACACGACTGCAGCCGGTGTTCTTGCAGACATCATCGACATGCAGGATCTTTTCCCTTGAGAGAGCATGTGGTTTGGTCTTATCACAGTAATAATAAACCTTAATTTTCAAGGATTGTTTTTATTCATCATTAAAGACCATGGCCGCTCCTTACATTGCAATAAAAAGCTTCTCTTTTGTGAGTGTTTACGTTGACAAATCGAAGATGGTTTTATCTTAACATAAAAAGCTTTGACTGAAAAACAGAACAGCATTACTGAAGTGCTCAGACGGACAAAACGTTGTCGCTCGATATCTCAGTGTGATCAACCTGGTTCTTGGGATCAAGAGCCATCTCCCTAAGACGGAGAAGACTCCCAGTAGCCAAGATCGCCTTAGGGTTAATATCATGCAGTGACCTAAGATACAAACTCTGACAAGCCTTACTCGCCGCCTCGCACACTTCCCTATCTTCCCCTTTCATCCCCATCAAGCAGTGCCCCAAGATCCTCAGTATCGGCTGCACAAGCTCCCACGGCAGAGGAATCCGCCCGCTGTCTTTCTCAGACCTTCCTCCCACGGCAACACTCTCTTCCTCAGGGATCAAACCTCGTGgctgctcctcctcctctctctctccgttCTGCCCCGCCCATTTCTCGCACGACTCGCAGAAGTTAAGCTTGGACTCACGCGGCATCATCGAGATCTTACCATAGTAAAGCTCCAACGCCACGCCAACGATCCGCGCGCGTCGCGTGGATCTCACGGTACCGTGCGGATCAAGCGTCGAGGAGATAACGGCTATATTAAGACACGTGGAGTTATTCTTCGCTGGACCTTTCGACTCGTGGTAAATACTAGCGTGCGAGAGATCGGGGATGTTGACGGTTACGGCCTGGCCCGCGCGCGAGGTGGTCTCGTGCGCGTAGAGAGCGAGCAGCACGGCTTCGAATCCGGCCTGAGGCTGCCGGAGAGGGACGCGGGAGAGGTAGAGTCCAGCGATCAGAGGGACAAAGCGGAGGACGAGGAGCTGGAGGGGAGGCTCCGAGGATTGGAACGTGTCGTAAAGCCAGCGGCAGAGGTTGTTGTCCCCCGCGCCTGAGTCCGGGAGCTGGAGGAGAGAGGAGATCGCGGCGGAGACGGCGTTGTCTTCGAGGAGGAGAGAGATGGTTGGAGGGATGGTGGCGGTTGTTACGATTGAGGATAAGGACTGTAACGCTGTTTGACATTTCGCATTGGTGTCTGAGTCGTTTGCCACGGGGGGTTCTGAGACGCCGGTGATCGCCGGAGGAGGTGGAGAGTCGTGGGTTGGGGATGAATCAGACATTTTTTGAGCTTTGAGGTTGAGCGAGAGGACGAGGTCGTAATATGAAAAGTTTGAAAAAATAAACGCAGCGAAAATAGGATGAGATCTTGACcgttgaatatttttttaatccgaCGGTTATAATACCACCGTCCTGAGACCATtaaacattttgaaaaaaaaaagcaatattTTCTGAGTCTTTTGCTTAGCGGTTGGTTCTCCTTCTCCAATCTTCATCTCATCAAATTCGATCTGAGAAATTAGGGCGACGTTGATTTGGGCGAAAAATCTCTTCTCTGTTACGACTATTTGAGGTGCGTAGATTATGGCTTTCTCATTGTTCGTTGCTATAAGATTTTACAAATCTCTTTCTAGGGTTTGATTGTTAATCGAATTAGGGATATTCATTTGACGTGAAATTGAGTTTCGTTTCGTTATGAATCTGTTGAATTGAATCGTTTTCTCGTTTTTTTCTCGTTAAGCTTAGCTGGATTCGTCTCTGGAGCTGTAGATTTTCAGATCCGGTTTGGGTCGTTTCTGAGACGCTGGGTTGGATTTTTCATGGAATTAGAGTGCCAAGAGAGAGCTGAAGTTGCGATTGTTGGCGAAGGTTTATCCAATCAAGGAGCTGAGTTGAGAATTGGAGATGGGTCTGTCGAGGTTCCATGTGTGAAGCTTTGTTATCAGCAAAAGAAGTCAACTTTGGTGGTGCCCAGGGACAAGGATTTGTCTACAAATACTCATCGATACACCATTATCGATTTGCCTCAGGCTTTGATATCCGAGATTCTTAACTGCCTTGACCCAAAAGAGTTGGGCCTTGTGTCCTGTGTTTCGACTTGTCTGCATAGGTTAGCTTCGGAGCATCACGCGTGGAAAGGCTTCTACTGCGAGAGATGGGGGCTCCCCGTCGTCTTAGGGGGTAAAACTTCTGAAGAGAGGTCATGGAAAGAGCTGTTTATTGAGAGGGAGTTTAGGAGCAAGACTTTTTTAGGACGTCATAGTATTGATACCCTTTATGGTCACACTGAAGCAGTTCGCACTGTGTTTCTTTTAGCTTCTGCTAAGCTCATTTTCACTTCTGGATATGACTGCGTTGTTCGGATGTGGGGAATGGAAGAAGGCTTGTCTATTGCAGCGTCTAAACCGCTTGGTTGTACTATTAGAGCAGTTGCGGCTGATACGAAGCTCTTGGTAGCTGGCGGTACTGATGGTTTTATACATTGCTGGAAAGCAGTGGATGGTCTGAGAGACTTGTTTGACCTCACGGGTTTTCAGAAAGAGAAGACGGAGTTTCGCCTTTGGGAGCATGAGGGTCCTATTACATCTCTTGCCCTGGATATGACGAGTATCTTTAGCGGTTCGTGGGACATGTCTGTTCGTATATGGGATAGATCTTCATTCAAGTGTATCAAAACGTTGAGGCATAGCGATTGGGTTTGGGGACTAGCGCCTCATGAGACAAGCATCGCGTGTGCTGCTGGTTCGGATGTGTACATTTGGGACATTAGCAGTGAGACTCCAGAGGCGATTATCCATGATGCTCATGAGGGTAACACTTACTCTCTTGCAAGAAGCCACAGTGGGGATTTCTTGTTTACTGGTGGGGAAGATGGAGGGATCAAAATGTTTGA includes the following:
- the LOC103845614 gene encoding leucine-rich repeat protein 1, whose translation is MAFRNCRWELLAASLTLTLALIHLVEANSEGDALYALRRSLSDPDHVLQSWDPTLVNPCTWFHVTCNQDNRVTRVDLGNSNLSGHLAPELGKLEHLQYLELYKNNIEGTIPSELDNLKNLISLDLYNNNLTGKIPSSLGKLKSLVFLRLNDNKLTGPIPKELTKIASLKVVDVSNNDLCGTIPTEGPFAHIPLQNFENNSRLEGPELIGLASYDTNCN
- the LOC103845615 gene encoding uncharacterized protein LOC103845615; the protein is MIRLPGLLRLLRLSELRLPQSDLAAVPQFDGRRRRLRMDTFSAEDLSTIGGIATVSLLHSFIPTHWLPFSIVGRAQKWTLSRTLFVTAFGAVLHVISTALLGITAITMADTIAGEETVHKLASLLLVFLGGSYILLFLAGKGGHNHSHNQPMEKMAVAGLVLVPALSPCATTLPVFLAVGNSKPMMILAIIVLLISTILVMTSLVALSFYGASQLKFHWVERYDKLLVGSVLCLVGVLTLLFHDHDHHHGHEAHQLHRKIITL
- the LOC103845616 gene encoding bifunctional aspartokinase/homoserine dehydrogenase 1, which codes for MKKISVILMGCGGVGRQLLQHIVSFRSLHAKMGVHLRVVGVSDSKSLVVPVDVLKEELDDELLSVVCRIKSAGSPLTTLDALGKGEYRVFNGSESRRETEEIAQLLGKSTGLVVVDCSASSETVEILTKAVDLGCCAVLANKKPLTSTLEHYDKLVLDPRRIRHESTVGAGLPVIASMNRIISSGDPVHSIVGSLSGTLGYVMSELEDGRPLSQVVRAAKTLGYTEPDPRDDLSGMDVARKALILARLLGKRIIMDSIKIESLYPEEMGPGVMTVDDFLQNGIAKLDQNIEERVQRASSNGCVLRYVCMIEGSSVQVGIREVPKDSPLGRLRGSDNIVEIRSRCYKEQPLVIQGAGAGNDTTAAGVLADIIDMQDLFP
- the LOC103845617 gene encoding uncharacterized protein LOC103845617 codes for the protein MSDSSPTHDSPPPPAITGVSEPPVANDSDTNAKCQTALQSLSSIVTTATIPPTISLLLEDNAVSAAISSLLQLPDSGAGDNNLCRWLYDTFQSSEPPLQLLVLRFVPLIAGLYLSRVPLRQPQAGFEAVLLALYAHETTSRAGQAVTVNIPDLSHASIYHESKGPAKNNSTCLNIAVISSTLDPHGTVRSTRRARIVGVALELYYGKISMMPRESKLNFCESCEKWAGQNGEREEEEQPRGLIPEEESVAVGGRSEKDSGRIPLPWELVQPILRILGHCLMGMKGEDREVCEAASKACQSLYLRSLHDINPKAILATGSLLRLREMALDPKNQVDHTEISSDNVLSV
- the LOC103845618 gene encoding F-box/WD-40 repeat-containing protein At5g21040, producing the protein MELECQERAEVAIVGEGLSNQGAELRIGDGSVEVPCVKLCYQQKKSTLVVPRDKDLSTNTHRYTIIDLPQALISEILNCLDPKELGLVSCVSTCLHRLASEHHAWKGFYCERWGLPVVLGGKTSEERSWKELFIEREFRSKTFLGRHSIDTLYGHTEAVRTVFLLASAKLIFTSGYDCVVRMWGMEEGLSIAASKPLGCTIRAVAADTKLLVAGGTDGFIHCWKAVDGLRDLFDLTGFQKEKTEFRLWEHEGPITSLALDMTSIFSGSWDMSVRIWDRSSFKCIKTLRHSDWVWGLAPHETSIACAAGSDVYIWDISSETPEAIIHDAHEGNTYSLARSHSGDFLFTGGEDGGIKMFEIRKHGNETSVLLISQWMPHTGPVYSLSFEFPWLVSASGDGKLALIDVRKLLKTNRRGLPKRVSSRIVEPPQRMLHGFGSNLFSVDVGCDRIVCGGEEGVVRIWNFTQALEIERRARALKGMRLENRMRRRRMQMEMNAKSGRPDQCSIAAHKNPVNGDRNRAWHTKRRASGKAKA